DNA from Malus sylvestris chromosome 11, drMalSylv7.2, whole genome shotgun sequence:
TTTTGACTTGGATATGATAAGTCTCGATGTTAAGATGATTAAGATTAATTAGTTCAGATTAGTGGGTTAAGATTAAGACTCGCTCAGAGCTCGATTTCCTTTAACGTACCCAATATAAGAAAAACAAGCCTTGGATGTTTGGATATATCAAAGACTCGTCTTAACCAAGGCTTCAGTGCAAAGGTATGAATTTGAGTACAAAGTATGTTTAGAATGAAGGAATGAGGGAAAAAGATATTTGAGGCTACATACGATACGATTACAAGGCATTTAGGTCATGTTTGGTGACAATGATTGAATTGGATTAGATTACTTAAGATTGGAGGATAAGATTACTTAGGACCGGAGAGGTAAGTTAGGATACGAGTACCGGGATGATTAGTCCTACAATTTTGTAAGGATTAGTTGTCCCTTTGATCACCAAATATAGGATTGGATTAGCTAATCCAATCCTATATTACAATTGACTTTAGGTTTAAAAATATCCGGGACTTAGGAGACGCGTAAAAGGTTTTCTATATTACATTTGCTTTCTTTTCGGCTAGGAATTCCTACATTCTCTTGGAACAAAGTCGGCCAGTAGGAAATAGAGACTACATGTTTCCTAATTTCACCTGGATTCGGAGTATGAACTTACTCTCTATATATATCATTATGCCAGGCCTCATTAGAGCATAACATCATTCCAAGAAAATTCAGCAAAAACCCTAATACCAAAGACCATGAAGAACGTTGAGATTCGATCCGTGTGGCAGGACAATTTGGAATCCGAGTTTGCTCTAATTCAGTCCATGATTCGTTACTACCCTTTCCTCTCCATAGACACCGAATTCCCGGGCACAGTTTTCCAGTATTCCGATGTCCACACCCCCTTACCAACCCCGGCGTCCAGATACAAGCTCATGAAGGCCAACGTGGACAACACCAACATAATCCAGTTAGGTCTAACACTCTCCGATAACAACGGAAACTTGCCCAGTTTCGGCACTAATATCTGCTACATATGGGAGTTCAACTTCAGGGACTTCGATATCGACCGTGACCTTCAGAATATAAGTTCGATTAAGTTACTTGAGAAGCAAGGAATCGATTTCTTGAAAAACAAGGAAAAGGGTATTCGTTCTTCCGACTTCTCCTTGCTGTGGCATAAATCTTCGCTGTTCTCCAAGATATCCCGGTTGACATGGGTGACTTTCCATAGCGCTTACGATTTCGGGTACCTGATCAAGATTCTGACTAACAAACGGTTGCCGCCGGACATTAACGATTTCATGTCCATGATGGATATGTACTTTGGGAAAAAAGTGTACGACATCAAAAGCATGATTAGGGTTTCTCGAGGGATTTATGGAGGATTAGAGAGAGTGGCTAACAAGCTTGGGGTTGATCGTGTGGCTGGGAAGAGTCATCAGGCTGCTTCTGATAGTTTGCTGACTTGGCAAACGTTTCAGAAGCTTACACAAGTGTACTACACAAGTATGCTAGGGGAAGACAACTGCAGTTTAGATTTGAGAGATTTAGATTGGTCCCAAAGGGTTTTGTATGGTTTGGAAGTTGAGGCTCATTGATCTAGCTAATTGCAGTACAAGGAGTCCAgaattttgattgttttcatttatttcattCTTTTGTACTATCTTTGATATTAATGAAGTTGGATTTTTACCCAATTTCGAACTTTCatttatgcattttttttaGATGTGCAAGATCTTGGTCAAGGGCTGAAATAGAAACAATTATTGGTATGAGACGCAATGGTTACGAAAAATCCTTTTCATAATAGTAACAAATTGATTATGgtagacattttttttttttgacaaacaataATATTAGTGAGTTAAATAATTAGTTGTTAGAGAAAGATAATCAGTAGGAATAAGCGGACCATATTATTCTATTAACATAATTAGGTCATTATATTCTTTGTGGTGACAGCAGGACTTTGGTTGGAACTGATTGCTGCTAACGCGCAATTCTATCAAGATAAAAGCATATTGGTCGTTTTCGTGAGCAACGTGACATCCAAAACCCCACCAAGTACCAAATACAACTATAGAAAAAGGAACACAAATTATTCAAGCATACAAAACTTGCAATTTATTCACACTCTATAATATGGATAACATTTCATAGAAAATGATAGTGTCGATTTCAATTCGAGCGTATATCAATAAGAGCATCAATTTTATGCGTCCAAATAACattattgatttgaattttatATGAATATGTTAAGATGAGAGGTATTGGATTGTACCTTTACTTCAAATTGAATGTAATTGTTTAGAATATacatttttcataaaatttagatccatgagagagagagatttgaacTTTAGGCATCTTTCAACGTTGAGATATGTCTATTAaaatgtgtttttgtttttgaagcaGTGGGAACGTAAACTTAACCATCTTTTGTAGGAACaagataaattgtaaaatatatCAGTTTTAGATATTCACTTTTTAGATATTCATTTAATTGTAGAAGTATAGTTTTTTGTTGGCCAAAGGATTGTAAGAGTCTTTTAGTTGAAAATCTCAGTGTAACATGATTGCAAATCAAAGATCAATATTTGACAATAAAAAACGACAAAGACAAAAACCACTAGTTAAAtgctaaaaataataaaagaaaaaatgctTGGTTTTAGCTATGGCACATGTACCCTACCCTTTTCATATTTTATAACGATTTTAAATGGCTCAATTTCCTAAAGATTGTCAACTAAACTCACTATTTCGTTGGCCAATCTCTATATTAGACCAAAGAGCACATACAACCTTAGCAAGACTAagagctggtttggtattgctgtgctttgaaaaaaagctactgtgagaataagcggttgtgctgtgaaataaatcagcagagtgtttggtaaatttttttgtaaaagtgcttttggaaaaaaaaatagtctgatagtgggtcttttcattaaaggagcactgtagcttcgtgtgttttgaaaaaaaaccagttttccaaagctgcaaatagcagcttcagctttttcctttgatttcagcttattctcacagcagcttccaaaataaacttttttttttccagtttaccaaacacctaaaaccctcacagttttttttcataggtgtttttttttttaagaacctcactcccaaaccacctaAGATCTTTTAAACTCAATTGATGAAATGAAGTAAATAGAGCACGAAGGATAAGGACCCGCTGTACTCACTGTTTCTAAATTCTatggtaaataaataaataacaatgtcttttttttttccttcccagAAAAAGAATATAGTGAATAAATAAAACAGAGAGAACCTGCAGTCCgagaaaaaccaaaagaaagtgGCTCCCCCACTGACAAGAAAGAGAGATCTTTGATCTCTGACTTGGTTTCTCTTTTGTTCTCTCCAAAAACCCAGAAAGTATGGTGTTGAATCAgagcttctgcttctgcttttccattgttttccttttcctttttctgggtcttcctgcttcttcttcctcaccaACTTTCATTTCAGGTACTGCCCGATTTAACATCTGAAGTTCTATATATGTTGTAATTTTGCTGGGTTGTGATTCAAATAAGCTTTAGATTCAGCAAAGCTCTGAACTTGGTGATTTCTTTGTGTGTGGCTGCAGATGGTGTCTTTGAATCTCAGGCTTCTATTGGCCGGAACTTGCTGCAGGCCAAGAAAGGTTTGATTTCCTTCACAGCCTTCTCTGAAAAAtttgttctttctttgttgGTATCATATAATTTTCACTCTAGCAATTGAAATCCAGTGCTAAAAGGTGTAGAAGCGATTGTTTCTACTTTTGGAAAATATTGATTTGATTGATTTTTCTTGCTTCAATTTTACTGTGTTGGAGGATGAAAGCGTAtcgaatgtgtgtgttgtttttTATCTATGATTTGTTAATGGAGGGTGATGGATTGGGCTTGTATCTTTTCTggaattttgagttttggatTTGTTAAGTCCATGTCGAACTTGTTTTGAGAAATTAATTGACGAAAATCAAATCGAAATTTAGTAATTAAATTGGGTAAGTCTTCATAGAATGATGTATGTTTGTAAATGCTTGGTGGCTCATCATATCTCTGCTTACATAGGATGTGATATATTGATATTTACTTTACTTTGTAACACGGAcatataggaaaaaaaaatagaggagCTTTGGAGACGTTTTACCGCAGTGGCGGAAACAATAATGCCTATGCACCCTAGTGCCGGTTCGATCTCCACCAATATCCTTCCCCtaacatttaacaatttaactcACTAACACTATTGTTTGTAAAATGGAAAGTGGAGGAGCCTGAGATCGGGCTCAATTTGAATCCAAGAAATCGATGCATAAACATTCTGCAGCTTGATTGTGCTGTGTGTATTGACTTCCCGTTGAAGCCTTTCATACAATTGGATTGCCCATATTCTGTATGGTAGTTGGAAAATGGTGTTACTTGCCCCTCTCTACTTTTTCCATTGATTTGGGAATTATAGGTAGGAGGAGCTTATGTTTTGTTCCTTTGAGAGACCTCTAAGGCTAGAAGCATGTTTAGGATGGATCATGGGAAGTTGTTGGTTTTGGATTTTCTGATACAAACTTGGAAGCTTATGTCGTCACACCAAATCTCTTTTTGGTTCTGCATCACATAGAAAATATCTTTCGGTCCCATTTTTCCTTTTGGTAGATCTTAATAGGAGGTAAATAACTTGGTCTGATGAAATTTTGGCTCCTGTTATCTGCAGGTTGCCCAGTGAACTTTGAGTTTTTTAACTACACGGTTATCACAAGCCAATGCAAAGGACCCCAATACCCTGCTAAACAGTGTTGTGATGCATTCAAGGAATTGGCTTGCCCTTACGCAGATGTGATTAATGACTTGACAAATGAATGCGCTTCAATTATGTTCAGCTACATCAACCTCTACGGAAACTACCCACCTGGACTTTTCGCCAATGAGTGCCATGACGGAAAAGAAGGTCTGATATGCCCTGCATTACCACCATCTGCAGTGGCCAATGATGTAAATGGGGCTCATACCATACACTATCCGTCTCCATTGCTAATGCTCGCTGCGGGCTTCCTAGTGTTGTTCCGGTTACTATAAATTTTTTCCGGCAATTAATATATTCTTATGACGTGAgaaatttacaattttttttcattcatctggttttcatccatgtttttcCTCAAGTGCTAGAGCTATAAGATTCATTCCATTTAATTATCAACATGGGTGGCATTTGTAATTTGCCATATTTATAAGTCCTTTTGTGCAATACCTTGACAGCCATAATATAGTGCAGAATTTTTCAATTTCTTGAGCTTTATCTCCTACATCTTCCCTTGAACGCTTTGAATGATCTGTTTAAAATGAGCTGGATTTGGTAATGTGGGGACAAATTCAATTATCTTCATATTACCTGTTTGGTTTGGAATTTTGTTTCTGTAACTCTATATAATTGCATAACTCTATTGTGCATCTGCAACAACCATTAACATTACATCCACTGACCGTGTTTTCGCGCTTTAGGCGGCTCCCATTTCGCTCTCCGCTGCCCTCCATTGCTCTCTCACTCCTCCATCTCTTCCCAGTCAGAACAACTTGCCATCCTTCCCTCTGAAAATCGTGGTTAGAATGCCAACCACTCTGGTTTTGCTTCAAATGTGCAGCAATTTCCAACAAGTTAGACAAGCGCATACTTGGTTGTATCGGGCCTCTTTGACCGCCCTCTAAACGCCGGGAGGCTTCGCCAGTTCTATGTGACAGTTACGCAAATTCACCATGCCTTGGCGATTTTCAATAGAATATCTTATCCTGATGTGTTTGCCTACACTATCATGAACACGGTTATGAAATCTTTTGGAAGATGTCACAGAAAGATACAGTTGCTTGGGGAGCTATGATTTCTGGTTTTGCCATACGTGGCGAAGCTGAGAAATGTTTCGAACTGTTCAATGAAATGGTTACGAATGGAATGTATCCGGAGGAAGTCATTTTTCTGGCCATTTTATCTGCTTGTTCCCATGCGGGGCATGTCGAAATGGGATACGAGTACTTCTATCAAATGGCGCATGACTATTGAACATTATGGATGCATGATGGACCTTCTTGGAGTTGGAAACATGgattattttgttgtttgaatTTGGGGTTAGCCcattagtattagggtttcATTTTTTTGCTTATTAGGGTTATGTTAGTTCTTTATATATATGATGTTTTGTAGCTTGTAGAATTACAattcattcacaatgtagcctcttagattctgtagccgttccggcattctcgtttgtttaataaaattcttattattttgttaatcttgttcgttgcgcactctgatattgaACTTGATGTCAGAGTAggtttgatccttcgggatttaatcTGTGTTTGTTTAGTATCAATTTGTCTGTCTCGTCTGTTTGTTTGTTGTTCTGTTCTCAGTTGTCGTTGGCTTAGGTTgtagaaaaaataaagaaaagagagTAGAAAAAGAATTTGTTTGACGAGGGTTTTGATGAAGCTCTGACTCGAGAATCACAAACTCGGATCAACTTTGTCTCTACCTTAGGCCTTCCTGTTGAACCTAGCTTGCATGAACCCACCATGTCAGTACCTGCCGCCACATCTGACTGAATTCGAACCACCTGATCCATCGACCATTGCTGAGAAACCCATCCGCGCATTGCTGCTGCTCATGCACCCAGTCACCAAGCCTGCCGCTACTATCCATTGCACCCATCAAAATGTTTGCAACTGCTATTGGCCTGCAGGAATTGTTGGTTGGCCTGCTTGGAATTGTGACCACTCGAGTGATAAGAATTTGTTGATTGCTGGAATTGCTTGTTCGCTCGCTCGCTTGCTTGCTTGGATTGTTCGTTTGCTTGCTTGATTGCCTGCTTGCCTAGTCatgtccgcctaacggagcttgCCTTGTCGTGTCCGTCCAACGGAACTTGACTTGTCATGTCTGCCTAACGGAGCTTGTCTTGTCTTGTCTGCCTAAAGAAGCTTGCAtccgcatctgcttgttggcaaactcatgacgTGAACCGCCATGAATTTAACgggggggtgttggaatttaggattattttgttgtttgaatTTGGGGTTAGCCggttagtattagggtttcgtttTCTTGCTTATTAGAGTTAGGTtagttctctatatatatgatgCTTTATAGCTCATAAAATTACAATTCATTCACAATATAGCCTCTTAGGATTATGTAGcagtttcggcattctcgtttatttaataaaattcttattattttgttagtcttgtttgtTGTGCACTTTGATATTCAACTCTTGGCTGTGCGGGGTGGCTGGAAGAGGCGGAAGAGCTCATCATGTCAATGCAAGAAAAAGCCTAATTTGGTAATATGGGGTGCGTCTTGGCAATTGTCGGACACATGGTGACCTGAGGAGAGGGAACCTTGTGTTCAAGCACTTGACAGAGTTGGAACCAATGTCTGGTGAAATGAGGATTTACCGCTGCGACTGAGGTTTGGAGAAAGACTTTTAAAATATTCGATTCATTCATCATCGTGACATATAAGATAGCTGTATATATTCAAACTTTATTGAAAGATTTTGTACATGGTAGAATTCTTACATAATCTGGGACGATCACAGTTATAAATATAGATAATAATACAATGATAAATGTATTCCAGTATCAGCATGTTCCTCTCTCTGCTCTCTGAGGGATGATGTTATCAGAAGGTTACTTACCCATAGTGTCTGCATAAGCTCGATTTTGGACTTGTGCCGGAACTGGTTCATGTGTCACGCACGCACTTACGCACCAAGGACCAGGTTGCTCGAATCGCTGCATGGAGAAAGCTCGATATGACTGGATAATTAATGTTGAAAGAGTGTGTGGAAAACTTGCAACATGAAAGTTGTATATGGATTACATGCCATGTTTTTAGCACATTTTAGACATTTTGATTTAAATAACATCAAATTCTTGATGTTGTTTGAAACTGAAAGTACCTGGAGCTTCAGAGCGTCGTATGATCTATATATAGAGGCAAGGAATGTGGGATACTTTGGGCCAGTATCGTCCATTACCAGGTTGACATCTCTCTTCTAGTAGAGGACACCTTATGATCGCAAGTTCCCCAAGTGAAAGAGGCAGGCCCTCATCTGGAATGGATGCGAGATTTGGACAACCAGATAGTTGCAGAGTCTGGAGAGAGGTGAGGAATTGAATGCCTCGGTCGAGTTTTTTCAGCTTTGGACAATCAAATAATTGTAAAGTTTGAAGAGAGGTGAGGACTTGAATGCCTCGTCCAAGTTTCATCAGATTTGGGAAGCCATGAATTGTGAGTTCAGTGAGAGATTTGGGGAGCAGCATCTCCTCCTTCCCATCAGGTGGAAATGACAACACGTCTGGATCTTCACTTTTGATCCTCAAGTTTCTAAGATATGAGAGTTTGTGCAACCCCCGCTCCAACTCCCAGAGCCGCTTACAACTCTTGAGTTTAGAAATTTCAAGTGATGTGAGGTTGGGAGGAAAGGAAGTCAAATCTTTCAAGTAGTCAATCTCCAATTCCTTAAGAGACGTGAGATTGCGAATGTCTTCCGGTAACACCTCCAATTTTTTGCAATTGATGATGTGGATCTGTCTAAGATTGGAGGCTCTTCTCTCCCAACTCAGTCTCGGTATGGAAACAAGACTTCCACAGTCCCTAACAATTAAAGCTTGAAGATTGGTGAGGTGGCATAAGCCTTCCGGTAAGGATTTCAGATTTTGACATCTGGTAATCCTAATATATTCAAGACAATTATTAGTATTGTCGTGGAAGAACGGGTCTGATGCTATTAACTCTAGCCCTTCACAATTCCGTATTTGCAAGTGTTTAAGCGCCCTGTAAAGCTGGCCTCTCAGTGATAACGATGTCAGAGATGAACAATTATGTATCTCCAAGTGCTCGAGAGAGacagaaaaagaagatgaacaagAAATAACGAACTCCGCCTCCTCCACTAATGATTTCAAACTTGTACAATCCCACATCTCTATTCTTTTCAGATTTTGGGGAATCTGATATTTTGCAATATACGTCAGAGAGGGACAGTAGTGAATCTCCAAGACTTTAAGAGAAGGTGGCAGGCCAACATCTGGAAAAGAAACTAGACTTGTACAGTCATTTATGTGAAGTTCTTGAAGAGACGACAACTGACGCAACCCCTTGGGCAGCTTCGAAAGACTTCCACAGTGGTTTATTTTCAGATATTCAAGCTTACAAGCTAATATTGGAACCTGCAGCAACCCCTCCAATTCTTTTCCGAGATCTTCAACAAGGGCAGAGTTGCCCTTAATAACCAAACGAACAAGAGAAATCAGGTGTGGGAAACATCTATCCTCTTTTTCCAGTGAAGACGTCAGCTCCTCACAACCAGTAATCTTCAACTCCTTAATCTTGCCTAATCCTTTCATAAGTCCCCTTGCTCCCAACCGCGGCTCCAAAATATTTGAAAGCCACATGGTCTGTAATAACTTAAAGTCGACCTCTGCACTAGTATGCACTAGCGCTTTGCAGCCATCGATGCTTAGTTCACTTGCGTGTTCATAATTGGCAATTTCCACCACCAATTCCTTGCATCCAACAATCTGAAGCTTTGCTAACGAATTAAGTTTCTTCGGCAACTCGCCCTCCAGTTTAGGGCAGTATCtgattgaaaacacttttaggcTAGGGAAAACACCACTTCCCTTATCCCGATCCAAAGGCAGCCATTTCTCCCAGTGCTCCATCTCCGAAAACTTGAGAATCTCTAATACTCGAAAAGGCAAGCTACCCTTTCCATAGAATTCGGGACCAACGATTTTCACAGCAGTCATTCCCATGATATGAAGTTCTTTAAGGCAACGCAACTGTCCAACCGGTGGCAATATATGACAATTTTCACAATAGGATAAGCATACACGGACCATGTTAGTGAACAGAGGATCTCCAATCCATGATGAAAAATTAGATCCACCATAACCAAAAATGGTGAGCTCTTTAAGATTTTTAGGAGGTTGTAACATGTCAAGCACGCCCAACTCCATTTCCCTCCATCCCCTCAAATCAGACCATTCCAGCTTCAATGAATCAAGCTTCTCCTTGTGTCTTAACTTGGCCCCACTAGCATCCTCAACATCAACCACATTTTCCAATCTTGAGAGCCACAATGTCCCTCGGAGATGCAATAGGGACCCTATCTCTCTTATCTTAGACTGATCACTACCTTTGCCTACCACAAAATATGACAAGGATTGCAGATTCGTCAATCGACCTAGATGCGGAGGCATTCCTTTCAATCGAATGGAACTGTTGAGATGCCGCGAACTAATTAAATTACTCATGTTTGCGGGCAATGCCTTCAATTTAGAACAACCTTCTAATAACAATGTTTGCAGATTGCAAAGAGTGGTTGTTGATGGAGGCAAACTCTTTATCTCAGTATAAGAAAGGTCCAGATACCGTAGATTCCACAATTTACCAATTGAATTGGGCAGCTCAGTTATTCCATAGCCATCCAAAGAAAGCACTCGTAAGATTCGTAGTTCTGGCAATAGATCAAACGTAACCCTACGAGTTAGATAGTTCGGTTCAATTACTGGAAACCGAGATAAATCTTGTGCAAATGGCATGAATGTCCTCAAATGTTTAACTCTGGATATGGCCTCAAATTTCTTAACCCCATCATACGTACCACTGACATAAGACATATGACGAGCCGCTGGATGCAAGTCACCATTTCCTTTGTCCTCCAATAAAAAACATATTTCACCTGCAGCCCACCGCGCCAAATCACCAACAAGGTCATGCATTACATACTTATCATTACTTTTGCTTCCCTTTTGAAATAATGACCTGGACAATAGCTCTTGAAAATAGTCACAGCCTACTTCTTCCAGTTGTTTCTTGTCCTCTACTCTTTGTTGAATCAAACCTTCTGCCATCCACAGAAGGATCAACTGCTTCTCCCCGAACTCATAGTCATTTGGAAGTAGGGAACAATAGGCGAAACACCGTTTCAAACTCGAAGGGAGATAGTGATAGCTCAATTTTAATACTGGGAGAATGCCACTATTGTCTGATAGACTCCACATCTTGTTGTTTAAGATTTCCTCCCATTCTTCTACTTGTTTACAGCGTAGAAGACCACCAAGAGTCCTTGCAGCCAATGGCAATCCGCAACATTTTGCAACAATTGTCTCCTTTATGAACTCAAACTTTTGCGGCCTTTAGGTAATGTCCAATCGGGAATGTTGCTTAAAGACTTCCCAACATTGATCATTTGTCATGCAATCCAATTGATAAACAGTGGATCCCATCATGTTTGCAACATTTGCATCACGTGTTGTCACAATTATCTTACTTCCTAATGCTCCAACACGGAAGGGGGACTGCAATTTTATCCACAAATCATAGACACATGTATTCCAAACATCGTCTAAAACAATTAGAAACTTTTTTCCTGCTAGCTCCTTACTCAAACTTTCTTGAACCTGGTTGAATTCCTTGTACTCCTTTGCAAGACCAGATGTGGCGGATTCAAGAATTGCCTTTGTCACTCtttcaagattgaagtcatccGACACAGATACCCATACTTTTCGGTTAAACTCTTTTGTCGCGTCATCATCATAAACATGTCTTGCAAGTGTAGTCTTTCCCACTCCAGGCATACCGACAATGACAACTACATGAAAGTTGACGGCACTGGGTGCTTCTTTTAACAAGAAGTCAATAATCTTCGTCTTGTCTGTATCCCTTCCAATCACAGGTCCTTCTGGTAGGTGGGAACTCGGTGGCACGTGCCATGCTTTAGTAGATGGTGTCCCCTCATTTAAACCAAGCTGTTTTTTTACTTCCAATATCTCATGTAGCCGATCAGTAATCTTCTTTATTTTTGAGCTCAGGTTATAGCTAAATTTAACATCTGAAAACAAACCCCATGCCTTGTTTGTGGTAGCCCCATGTTGATCCTTCATTTGGCGTCGCAACATCTCGGTTGAAAACTTGTCCAATATGTCTTCCACATCATAGGCCAAGTCTGTGAGATCATCCAGCCACAATTTCACTGCTTGGTCCGTCAATTGCTTGTCCTCCGCGTCATTCAGCACTTCTCGAATAGTAGACAACATTGACTTCCATTTGTTCAGCTCTTTGCCAACGCCAAGTAGGCGTCTAAAGTAGCTCAGCGTCTCACAAGATGTCAACCTTTCAAGTAACACTTGAAGTAACCCAGAAATAAAGACCTCTCCCAGTGACATAGCTTATAAGAACTTCTTCAGGATAATGTATATTAATAGCTTCTTCAGGAGAAATGAAGGTATCAACTCCAAGAACAAGCAAGCAAATGTTACGGGGAAGCTTGAGCAATGTCAATTATCGAACTGCAAAAAGTGAAACTCGTTAAGAAAAAGTTACAGAAATTCTAGTTTTGTTGTCTCACCGCATTTTCTCAAAGCTTTTAGTAGTTactgaataaaaaattatgatttatgtCCTAGTTACAAGCTCAGAGATATGTCCTGAGCATAGTAATTGAATTGGTCTCGAGATTGTTTGAGTAAgatgttcttttgtt
Protein-coding regions in this window:
- the LOC126591282 gene encoding probable CCR4-associated factor 1 homolog 11, which codes for MKNVEIRSVWQDNLESEFALIQSMIRYYPFLSIDTEFPGTVFQYSDVHTPLPTPASRYKLMKANVDNTNIIQLGLTLSDNNGNLPSFGTNICYIWEFNFRDFDIDRDLQNISSIKLLEKQGIDFLKNKEKGIRSSDFSLLWHKSSLFSKISRLTWVTFHSAYDFGYLIKILTNKRLPPDINDFMSMMDMYFGKKVYDIKSMIRVSRGIYGGLERVANKLGVDRVAGKSHQAASDSLLTWQTFQKLTQVYYTSMLGEDNCSLDLRDLDWSQRVLYGLEVEAH
- the LOC126591287 gene encoding GPI-anchored protein LLG1-like; this translates as MVLNQSFCFCFSIVFLFLFLGLPASSSSPTFISDGVFESQASIGRNLLQAKKGCPVNFEFFNYTVITSQCKGPQYPAKQCCDAFKELACPYADVINDLTNECASIMFSYINLYGNYPPGLFANECHDGKEGLICPALPPSAVANDVNGAHTIHYPSPLLMLAAGFLVLFRLL
- the LOC126591259 gene encoding putative disease resistance RPP13-like protein 1 isoform X1 codes for the protein MSLGEAFISRLLQVLLERLASRETLSYFRRLLGIGKELEKWNSMLSTIRAVLNDAEEKQLTSQAVKLWLDDLRNLAYNVEDILDRFSTEMLQRQIKEKHGATTSKVWGLFADVKFNRNLISEIKKITDRLHEILEQKNQLGLNEGTPSVKAWHVPPSSHLPEGPMIGRDTDKTKIIDFLLKEALRAVNFHVVAIVGMPGVGKTTLARHVYDDDAVKEFNKKVWVSVSDDFNLERVTKAILEAATSGLAKEFKEFNQVQESLRNELAGKKFLIVLDDVWNTCVYDLWIKLQSPFRVGAPGSKIVVTTRDTNVANMMGSTIYRLGGISDDQCWEVFKQHSLLDITKRLQNFELIKEKIVAKCRGLPLVARTLGGLLRCKQVEEWEAILNNKMWSLSDNSGILPVLKLSYHHLPSSLKRCFAYCSLLPNDYEFREKQLILLWMAEGLIQQRVEDKKQLEEVGCDYFQELLSRSLFQKGSKSNDKYVMHDLVGDLARWAAGEICFLLEDKGNGDLHPAARHMSYVSGTYDGVKKFEAISRVKHLRTFMPFAQDLSRFPVIEPNYLTRRVTFDLLPELRILRVLSLDGYGITELPNSIGKLWNLRYLDLSYTEIKSLPPSTTTLCNLQTLLLEGCSKLKALPANMSNLISSRHLNSSIRLKGMPPHLGRLTNLQSLSYFVVGKGSDQSKIREIGSLLHLRGTLWLSRLENVVDVEDASGAKLRHKEKLDSLKLEWSDLRGWREMELGVLDMLQPPKNLKELTIFGYGGSNFSSWIGDPLFTNMVRVCLSYCENCHILPPVGQLRCLKELHIMGMTAVKIVGPEFYGKGSLPFRVLEILKFSEMEHWEKWLPLDRDKGSGVFPSLKVFSIRYCPKLEGELPKKLNSLAKLQIVGCKELVVEIANYEHASELSIDGCKALVHTSAEVDFKLLQTMWLSNILEPRLGARGLMKGLGKIKELKITGCEELTSSLEKEDRCFPHLISLVRLVIKGNSALVEDLGKELEGLLQVPILACKLEYLKINHCGSLSKLPKGLRQLSSLQELHINDCTSLVSFPDVGLPPSLKVLEIHYCPSLTYIAKYQIPQNLKRIEMWDCTSLKSLVEEAEFVISCSSSFSVSLEHLEIHNCSSLTSLSLRGQLYRALKHLQIRNCEGLELIASDPFFHDNTNNCLEYIRITRCQNLKSLPEGLCHLTNLQALIVRDCGSLVSIPRLSWERRASNLRQIHIINCKKLEVLPEDIRNLTSLKELEIDYLKDLTSFPPNLTSLEISKLKSCKRLWELERGLHKLSYLRNLRIKSEDPDVLSFPPDGKEEMLLPKSLTELTIHGFPNLMKLGRGIQVLTSLQTLQLFDCPKLKKLDRGIQFLTSLQTLQLSGCPNLASIPDEGLPLSLGELAIIRCPLLEERCQPGNGRYWPKVSHIPCLYI
- the LOC126591280 gene encoding putative disease resistance RPP13-like protein 1, translating into MSLGEVFISGLLQVLLERLTSCETLSYFRRLLGVGKELNKWKSMLSTIREVLNDAEDKQLTDQAVKLWLDDLTDLAYDVEDILDKFSTEMLRRQMKDQHGATTNKAWGLFSDVKFSYNLSSKIKKITDRLHEILEVKKQLGLNEGTPSTKAWHVPPSSHLPEGPVIGRDTDKTKIIDFLLKEAPSAVNFHVVVIVGMPGVGKTTLARHVYDDDATKEFNRKVWVSVSDDFNLERVTKAILESATSGLAKEYKEFNQVQESLSKELAGKKFLIVLDDVWNTCVYDLWIKLQSPFRVGALGSKIIVTTRDANVANMMGSTVYQLDCMTNDQCWEVFKQHSRLDIT